From Chryseobacterium joostei, the proteins below share one genomic window:
- a CDS encoding lytic transglycosylase domain-containing protein has translation MKTIVKNIFTGVMLLGTVVLVNGQFLAASDTSESSVRKYQGIINSNKDLVEFIEQLLMQKGLPKHLRNLALIESHFNRNITSGAGAVGIWQFMTAHANQYGLSEQNRTDVYKSTKTATISLANLYKKYNNWVTVVAAYNCGEGNIAKAMQAAGSTQYHEFSQYLPAETINHVKKYLNACYATGELQSVLSNYNSSRINKVFFEEGNRKVTAAALSETEINAGFSLNIIADELDVEVNEILAWNPGITEELQKKGESSFYLPVDLMPDFLLRKNKILTRSIKEGNSFQQ, from the coding sequence ATGAAAACTATTGTCAAAAATATCTTTACAGGTGTCATGCTGTTAGGAACTGTGGTTTTGGTAAACGGACAGTTTCTGGCTGCTTCAGATACTTCGGAAAGTAGTGTAAGAAAATATCAGGGAATTATTAATTCCAACAAAGATCTTGTTGAATTTATCGAACAATTGCTCATGCAGAAAGGGCTTCCCAAGCATTTGAGAAACCTTGCCCTGATTGAATCGCACTTTAACAGAAATATTACCTCAGGAGCGGGAGCAGTAGGCATCTGGCAGTTTATGACGGCACATGCCAATCAATATGGTCTTTCAGAACAGAATCGTACAGATGTTTATAAGAGTACAAAAACAGCCACTATTTCTCTTGCCAACCTTTACAAAAAGTATAACAATTGGGTAACCGTAGTTGCAGCCTATAACTGTGGTGAGGGGAACATTGCAAAAGCCATGCAGGCTGCTGGTTCCACTCAATATCACGAATTTTCTCAATATCTTCCCGCAGAAACTATTAACCACGTAAAAAAATATCTGAATGCCTGCTACGCAACAGGAGAGCTTCAAAGTGTTTTAAGTAATTATAACTCTTCGCGTATTAATAAAGTTTTCTTTGAAGAAGGAAACAGAAAGGTAACTGCTGCTGCACTCTCCGAAACAGAGATTAATGCCGGATTCAGCTTAAATATAATTGCTGATGAACTTGATGTGGAAGTGAATGAAATTCTTGCCTGGAATCCCGGAATTACAGAAGAATTGCAGAAAAAAGGAGAAAGTTCCTTTTATCTTCCCGTAGATTTGATGCCAGATTTTCTCCTGAGAAAAAACAAGATTCTTACCAGATCTATAAAAGAGGGAAATAGTTTTCAGCAGTAA
- the tssD gene encoding type VI secretion system tube protein TssD: MAERNSRGILKFNNGEGQKLLKMNYSVARSTDVSGRVASDPSNALIKVTVEATEKSDILESLLNGKYKPTVGEIVFNKSHEEGTLITLKWENGYVIQHEVDFDAVDSNSMLISFVVSAETIDYGTSQYAGLWPSSGK, translated from the coding sequence ATGGCAGAAAGAAATTCGAGAGGAATCTTAAAATTCAACAACGGGGAAGGACAGAAATTATTAAAGATGAACTACAGTGTAGCCAGATCTACAGACGTATCAGGACGTGTAGCATCAGATCCTTCTAACGCATTAATTAAGGTTACAGTAGAAGCTACTGAAAAATCTGATATCCTTGAAAGCTTACTAAACGGAAAATATAAGCCTACAGTAGGAGAAATTGTATTTAACAAATCTCATGAAGAGGGAACATTAATCACTTTGAAATGGGAAAACGGATACGTGATTCAGCACGAAGTAGACTTTGATGCAGTTGATAGTAACAGTATGTTAATCAGCTTTGTAGTTAGTGCTGAAACAATTGACTACGGTACTTCTCAGTACGCTGGACTGTGGCCTTCATCAGGTAAATAA
- a CDS encoding type VI secretion system Vgr family protein encodes MFQDDKTIKVESLGNGKEQLKNTANENVAKKAEEKMNKAGEKVKKVAKAGQQGISAVQGANMFMNQTLVSNNPDIIENKVWAKQPTSKIHNIEAIAESFIAGINRVVKLDVVVEGKIIKHFKHFKLIQSAAKHHEFNLTLAHDTLGSAENHNLQEAQNFLGKRITVVFKYKDIDKGAERNFVGVVTEVGFSQEKGSLGNIVLKGYSPTVLLDAAPHIQSFGGNQPVSLNSIADHVIREGLGQNKFDFRVDAQHGNVSYSSQYEETHYNYLARIAEAYGEQFYYDGEVLHFGKLPPQEKPVKLTYGSNVNDIAITMKAQHVSPTFYGYNSSKHEKLTAGSSKINHTSDIARRAYEISERTFTTPSLRVAPIKATSFMDIDASQKGTAGSKASEVFITSGTTTVPFLYPGCTADIEMRKSDSNETSYFTKLMIMEVTHEVDARGYYDGKFEAIAADTGFIPRPEFETPRAEAQFAKVISNTDPQNQGRVQVQFDWQSGQDITEFIRVMSPDAGSSDKVSKNRGFMSIPEVGDQVIINFVHQHPDRPFVMGGMFHGGIGGGGGAGNNVMSLSSKSGNIIQFHDGCGIEIKDRNGNHVTLSGTGNIKTEVSNDSVEKIGNDSTVKIGNNSTVNVKSKSTHTVGESKSVLTMGSDGVIDLSGKKSVKIKVSDTSYIEITSTKIIIESDVIEIKGKNSSSINGSGNAKAVFNGSTVIEGKPVDIN; translated from the coding sequence ATGTTTCAGGATGACAAAACAATTAAAGTAGAAAGCCTAGGGAATGGCAAAGAGCAGTTGAAAAATACAGCCAATGAAAATGTTGCCAAAAAAGCAGAAGAAAAAATGAATAAAGCGGGCGAGAAAGTTAAAAAAGTGGCAAAAGCAGGACAACAGGGGATAAGTGCTGTACAAGGAGCCAATATGTTTATGAACCAAACCCTGGTTTCCAATAACCCTGATATCATTGAAAATAAAGTGTGGGCCAAGCAGCCAACATCAAAAATACATAATATTGAAGCGATTGCAGAAAGTTTTATTGCCGGTATTAACCGTGTTGTAAAATTAGATGTAGTTGTCGAAGGGAAAATCATTAAGCACTTCAAACATTTTAAGTTGATACAAAGTGCGGCCAAGCATCATGAATTCAACCTCACATTGGCACATGATACATTAGGAAGTGCAGAAAACCATAATTTACAAGAAGCACAGAATTTTCTGGGGAAAAGAATTACCGTTGTCTTCAAATATAAAGATATTGACAAAGGCGCTGAACGTAACTTTGTAGGCGTTGTTACAGAAGTAGGATTCAGCCAGGAAAAAGGAAGCCTTGGAAATATAGTCCTTAAGGGATACAGCCCTACTGTGCTTTTGGATGCCGCACCCCATATCCAAAGTTTTGGAGGAAATCAGCCGGTCAGCCTGAACAGTATTGCAGATCACGTGATAAGAGAAGGGCTGGGACAAAATAAATTTGACTTTAGAGTAGATGCTCAGCATGGAAACGTTTCCTACAGCTCACAATATGAAGAAACCCATTATAACTACCTTGCAAGAATAGCTGAAGCCTATGGTGAGCAGTTTTACTATGATGGTGAGGTTCTTCACTTTGGAAAACTTCCACCACAGGAAAAACCTGTGAAACTGACCTACGGAAGCAATGTAAATGATATTGCAATAACCATGAAGGCCCAACATGTAAGCCCAACTTTTTATGGCTACAACAGCAGCAAGCATGAAAAACTGACTGCAGGTAGCTCTAAGATTAACCATACCTCAGACATTGCAAGACGTGCTTACGAAATATCAGAAAGAACCTTTACAACTCCCTCTTTAAGAGTGGCTCCTATAAAAGCTACATCTTTTATGGATATTGATGCTTCTCAAAAAGGAACTGCAGGAAGTAAGGCTTCGGAGGTTTTTATCACTTCAGGAACAACCACTGTACCTTTTCTATATCCTGGATGTACCGCAGATATTGAAATGCGTAAATCAGACAGTAATGAAACTTCCTACTTTACCAAGCTGATGATTATGGAAGTCACCCATGAAGTAGATGCCAGAGGATATTATGACGGAAAATTTGAGGCTATTGCAGCAGATACAGGATTTATTCCGCGTCCGGAATTTGAAACACCAAGGGCTGAAGCACAATTTGCAAAGGTAATCTCCAATACAGATCCTCAAAACCAAGGAAGAGTTCAGGTACAATTTGACTGGCAAAGCGGACAGGATATCACAGAATTCATCCGTGTAATGTCTCCAGATGCAGGAAGTAGTGATAAAGTAAGTAAAAACCGTGGTTTCATGTCTATTCCTGAAGTAGGCGACCAGGTTATCATTAACTTCGTACATCAGCATCCTGACCGCCCATTTGTGATGGGAGGAATGTTCCACGGTGGTATTGGCGGTGGTGGCGGAGCCGGAAATAATGTAATGAGCCTTAGCAGCAAGAGTGGAAATATTATCCAGTTTCATGACGGATGCGGAATTGAAATTAAAGACCGAAATGGAAATCATGTTACGTTGAGTGGTACAGGAAATATTAAGACTGAAGTAAGCAATGATAGCGTTGAGAAAATAGGGAATGACAGTACTGTGAAAATTGGAAATAATAGTACAGTGAATGTAAAATCCAAAAGTACTCATACTGTAGGGGAAAGTAAAAGTGTTCTTACAATGGGAAGCGATGGCGTAATTGATTTATCTGGAAAAAAATCTGTTAAAATAAAGGTTTCAGATACTAGTTATATTGAAATTACAAGTACTAAAATTATCATCGAAAGTGATGTTATTGAAATAAAAGGAAAAAATTCATCATCAATAAACGGAAGCGGCAATGCAAAAGCTGTCTTTAACGGAAGTACTGTAATTGAAGGAAAACCTGTAGACATAAACTAG
- a CDS encoding LysM peptidoglycan-binding domain-containing protein — translation MELIKHKIQKKDTLDSIAEKYKITINELKDFHNQHCGITQKIIDVLPAHLEFVFLESKVEESKEKVSEKFTERQLKYRCEQNVFTYINKVPVSNATTKRDCLVELKILEEKLFVKVKLLDNILEVNPSTYAEAANIIAQLDVIKCNDVILQVNETDGSILRIVNHSEIIKGWEKKRAEFEQNSVTLDSQAKKEVKNFINLIDDQILNEENLIDDYKGKMFFDIYFNKFLANSPDKLDSYQTVFRSQLFEGQKTDISIRQDVLDQNGDLLTVRKVSETLSKDTQRAKELYDLRYKPMIGYQFSSYETSYRERSSYNEKENYLEEMDVTIMEQIKNNLELRIHYTVRKIE, via the coding sequence ATGGAATTGATAAAACATAAAATTCAGAAGAAAGATACATTAGATTCTATTGCTGAGAAATATAAAATTACAATCAACGAACTTAAAGATTTTCATAATCAACATTGTGGAATTACCCAGAAAATTATTGATGTTCTTCCAGCGCATTTAGAATTTGTTTTTTTAGAAAGTAAAGTTGAAGAAAGTAAAGAAAAGGTTTCAGAAAAATTTACAGAAAGACAGTTAAAATATAGATGTGAACAGAACGTATTTACTTATATTAATAAAGTTCCGGTTTCAAATGCTACTACCAAAAGAGATTGCCTCGTTGAATTAAAAATACTTGAAGAAAAACTTTTTGTAAAAGTAAAACTATTGGATAATATTTTAGAAGTTAATCCAAGCACCTATGCCGAGGCAGCCAATATAATTGCTCAGCTGGATGTAATAAAATGCAACGATGTTATCTTACAGGTAAACGAAACCGACGGAAGCATTCTTAGAATCGTTAATCATTCAGAAATCATTAAAGGCTGGGAAAAGAAAAGAGCAGAGTTTGAACAGAATAGTGTGACGTTGGATAGTCAGGCTAAAAAAGAAGTAAAGAATTTTATTAATCTTATTGATGATCAGATCTTAAATGAAGAAAATCTTATCGATGATTATAAAGGAAAAATGTTTTTCGATATTTACTTCAATAAATTTTTAGCCAACAGTCCTGATAAACTGGATTCATATCAAACGGTGTTTAGATCACAGCTGTTTGAAGGGCAAAAGACAGACATTTCAATCCGACAGGATGTGTTGGATCAAAATGGAGACCTGCTAACGGTACGAAAAGTAAGTGAAACTTTAAGTAAAGATACCCAGAGAGCAAAAGAATTATACGATTTAAGATATAAACCCATGATTGGGTATCAGTTTTCATCCTATGAAACCAGCTATAGAGAAAGAAGTTCATACAATGAAAAAGAGAATTATCTCGAAGAAATGGACGTTACCATAATGGAGCAGATCAAAAATAATCTGGAATTAAGAATACATTATACTGTACGAAAAATAGAATAA
- a CDS encoding DUF4280 domain-containing protein, whose translation MADSYIIQGTNVICSNMQIPGPNKIGYSRSGPNIVHKGKNQYYLTVVDKSLEESFKCKMAAKKWGGLAMLCVGIAIVGAIALTVATGGAAAPFLLAAAVASEAAVAIAVGAAVVSVGIGIYKEHTDCKALKESPDWEGGHSQVLFQKQKALLNSSFMTCKQGGRLELIVSDIAALEAGKLISSNNTKEILIQFGSQFLGGVVGGLTGGGSVPGVVMTIGFYMKFESGESNQQFNPGDDVKNSGIQYGGGITEGATKGGYQHGMSKLEAWVWKNVMFSRILNGASQESIDSAANMWGMAANAPGAIWKDFAKSAGLGFGGAIVGFAIDQGANAWERSYEDDSMIQQKKYNVMDKNNNIGVIATKR comes from the coding sequence ATGGCAGATTCATATATCATACAGGGAACCAATGTTATTTGCAGTAATATGCAGATACCGGGACCTAATAAAATCGGATACTCAAGATCTGGGCCCAATATTGTACACAAAGGGAAAAACCAATATTATCTAACCGTTGTAGACAAGAGTTTAGAAGAATCTTTTAAGTGTAAAATGGCTGCAAAGAAATGGGGTGGGCTGGCAATGCTTTGTGTTGGTATTGCTATTGTGGGAGCTATAGCTTTAACTGTTGCAACAGGAGGAGCCGCTGCACCGTTTTTACTGGCAGCAGCAGTTGCTTCAGAAGCAGCAGTTGCAATTGCTGTTGGAGCTGCTGTTGTTAGCGTGGGAATAGGCATTTATAAAGAACATACAGATTGTAAAGCATTAAAAGAATCTCCAGATTGGGAGGGTGGGCATAGCCAAGTTCTTTTTCAAAAACAAAAAGCTTTATTAAATAGTTCTTTTATGACTTGTAAACAAGGTGGAAGGCTTGAACTGATTGTAAGTGATATTGCTGCCTTAGAGGCAGGAAAACTGATAAGCTCAAATAATACCAAGGAAATTCTGATACAGTTTGGAAGTCAATTTTTAGGTGGTGTTGTAGGCGGTCTTACAGGAGGAGGATCTGTACCTGGTGTGGTTATGACAATAGGCTTTTACATGAAATTTGAAAGCGGAGAGTCTAATCAGCAGTTTAATCCAGGAGATGATGTGAAGAATTCAGGAATACAGTACGGAGGAGGAATTACCGAGGGAGCTACTAAAGGAGGCTATCAACATGGAATGTCCAAACTGGAAGCTTGGGTTTGGAAAAACGTTATGTTCTCAAGAATTCTAAACGGAGCTTCCCAGGAATCTATAGATTCAGCAGCCAATATGTGGGGCATGGCAGCCAACGCTCCTGGAGCTATTTGGAAAGACTTTGCCAAGTCAGCAGGATTAGGTTTTGGAGGAGCTATTGTAGGCTTTGCCATAGATCAGGGAGCTAATGCTTGGGAAAGAAGTTATGAAGATGATTCGATGATCCAACAAAAGAAATATAACGTGATGGATAAAAATAATAATATTGGAGTAATAGCTACAAAGAGATAA
- the tssD gene encoding type VI secretion system tube protein TssD, producing MAERNSRGILKFNGGEGQKLLKMNYSVSRSTDVSGRVASDPSNALIKVTVEATEKSDILESLLNGKYKPTKGEITFNKSHEEGTLITLNWENGYVIQHEVDFDAVDSNSMLISFVVSAETIDYGTSQYAGLWPSSGK from the coding sequence ATGGCAGAAAGAAATTCAAGAGGAATTTTAAAATTCAACGGAGGAGAAGGACAAAAATTATTAAAAATGAACTACAGCGTTTCTAGATCTACAGACGTATCAGGACGTGTAGCATCAGATCCTTCTAACGCATTAATCAAGGTTACAGTAGAAGCTACTGAAAAATCTGACATCCTTGAAAGCTTACTAAACGGAAAATATAAGCCTACAAAAGGAGAAATTACTTTCAATAAATCTCACGAAGAAGGAACATTAATCACTTTGAACTGGGAAAACGGATACGTGATTCAGCACGAAGTAGATTTCGATGCAGTTGATAGCAACAGTATGTTGATCAGCTTTGTAGTTAGTGCTGAAACAATTGACTACGGTACTTCTCAGTACGCTGGACTTTGGCCATCATCTGGTAAATAA